Below is a genomic region from Cricetulus griseus strain 17A/GY unplaced genomic scaffold, alternate assembly CriGri-PICRH-1.0 unplaced_scaffold_80, whole genome shotgun sequence.
AAAATGACCCTGATGACACCGACTCAACCATCAGCTTGGCTGGCTTTGCTCGTATGGGAAAATCAACTCCTGTTACTCCTTATTGCTTCCTTCTACACATTCCTACTTCTTCGCCATGGTTAACCATCCTCCTCCTTTGCCTACTCGGTCCTTTGATAGGGATCCTCTTGCTAATCTCCTTTGACCCTCGGGCCTTTAATCAACTTGTagcctttgtcaagcaacaagtggactctgccactaagcctgtcctggCCCATCACTTAAGGCCTCCTCCTCGGAGGATGACTTTGGGCCCTCTAATACAAACCGTCTCAGGATGCTCCCTCTAAAGAGGAACTGATCCACTTCCTCACAGCCAGCTTCAGAGGCTcagacctggatggtactgccaggagacctcgtcttctgaggaatatgtctgtgcacaatgtggtcgatgtcctaaagcttccccacccccacaaaaggcatccagacggtcctgcctttcagatgaCTCCAAGAAGCCATCCCTGAGGTTagagaaaattgtcctttataaaatccacaCAGATTCTccaggcctctatccccctctACTGAATAATTTGGCCATTTTTTACACAAGGAAGGGGggatatgttgggagccaaagatctcaaggcttggcatgagatcctaggacGTGCTTGGCCAGTGACATAGGtttatattaacctttacatagcagctccttagaaccacACCTCAAGATAAGAAACAAcatgacccagtcctccacccacaggctccgTCACCTAGgaaacccttcctggacctcttactcatgaaatCTTTAcgctgccaaacatcctctttgtggcttccaaaTATCTTTCCTAAAGTCACACCttgtgcacaaacaacccattctaccccttccCATATCCTGCTTTACAGTTTATACAAGccagcctgagaaaaataaagtttgctacttgatcagaatcctgtgttgtggtcgttctttctgcgtctcttgttcCTATTCCCTATTcttgactctcttgccccaagtTGATGTCCTTTGGGTCGGGAAAATTGATAACTTTTGTGGTGATGCCGCTTCTCTTAGAAGTAGCTGTATCTGAACTTTTACTTTGTAAAGGGCTTAGGGCTGGGACTGATTTAATTGCCACGACCAATGAATTTCAAGTcttttgtgtgtattgtgtgttatgttaaaatatatatattactaaaaatctttcattttatgTCCCTTGTGTTCTATGCACCTATTATAACTATGTCctatctccctccttccccttgaCATCATAACTTTACCTCCATCTTAAGGACTCTTAGGGGTGGGCCATATGTGCTTTGCTTTGACATGGAGCCCGGGTAGAGCCTCAGAGCACAGACAGCACAGCCGTCAACCAACAACCAAAGTGTAAGGCTCAATCAGGGAAGAAGAGGGGCTCTCATGGGGACTGGGTGAATCTGACCAACCTTTACTAATGAAAATTCCGTATATCCTCAGTGGTGATGGACTTACAGCCTGTGTGacctttgtattttcaaattctaGATCAGATTTGGCTCTCTGCTCTTGTCCTAAATGATTTTTCCCTGTGGTGATTAAAATGTGGTAATACAGCAGCCGAGTCTGCTTAAACCATTTCCCAAAGCAGACTGACTCTCCCGCAGATCCAGGGCTGTGCTTTTTTATTGCCAGTACCTCAACAGTCCTGCCCCAGAGGTCTGTCCTCTCCCCCTGAACTCTGACTGGTCCTTTCATAACAACGGCCCCTTTGTTCCACTTCAGGAGAGGGGCTTTGATTCCCTGTTGCATAGCTGTGATAGTGAGCTCACCACCACTCACCAAAGTCTGTAGTCTcccactttcctctttcctctcggCAAAACCAAAGCACTATCTattgtttctttcttgctttcacCACTATGCTCCACCTGCGGTGGCAGCCAGAACCTTCCTCACTGGGCCACACCTCCCCGGCTTTTCCCAGCAAACCCAGCCAAGCCTCCAAGAAAGCAGAATTCTGTAACTAATACACAATTAATCTCATCTTGGTATAAAGGGTGGGGCCAGGACTCAGTGGTGAGTGTCCCTTAATGATTGGGGATGTGGAGTGAGGGGTCTGGGGAGGTGTTGCAGAGCCCTGGCAACAGAAGGAGTGAAGACTAAATGCTAGGGATCTTTGAAAACCTTACTGAGGTTACCCGAGGTCGAGTGACAAGTCCAGTGTGCATGGcaggaaacacagaggcagaggtgCAACTTTCTCCTAAGGTACTGCTGCATCACCCATAGCCCACCGTGTCCTCCCCGGGAGCTACACAGTCCTGAGTGCCTGGCTAGGTACATAGCATAGAGGTCCACACAGGGACACAGCAGTCCAAGTGGGGATCTCTTAGCAGTCTTCCATTTTCCCTCTAGGGTCTTGGATTCCCAAGGCTGAAAAGCTACAGCCTACAAAACTGTCCAGCTTCAGGTTCTTCCAAGAGGCATTCCGCCCCCAGAGCGAGGCTCAGGCAGTCCCGGCGCCCACAACAAGGTGAGAGTTCCCTTGGGAGGCGAAGGTCCCAGGACTCAGACCTTGTAGTAAATGTTGGCAGGATTCTGTGGGGGCATCTCCTGCATGATGTACACTGGGTCCCCATAGTCCCCGCTGACCTTCTCATAGTGTGGGCGGAAGACATTATCTACAGTCCTTAGATTTATGAGAACATCACTGGGTTCCCAGCCAGAGTGGTTGCCACCTCGCTTGGGTGTGGTACTGTGCTGTGGAGAGGGTTTTCGGTGCCTCCTGCGGTACTTGAGCAGCAGTACCAccaaggtgatgatgatgacgatgaagACGATGCATCCTGATATGATTCCTGCGAATAAGGCCACTTTGGAACCTGGATTGTTCCTGGAATGCCCTGCGCTGTTGCCTTCGGTGCTGATACCTGCACGGAAGCAAGAACAGCCAGTTACTGTGGTTCTGAGACTCTGCCCTCTAGCTTGAAGAACGAACGCTCCAATTGTAAACAAGTAAGCATGGCCAATGCTCAACTCACTGGGTCCACTTGACAATAGATCACCAGATGAGGTGAAGGAGCTTCAAAGGTACGACACTCACGCACCAGGCCAACTACTTCCTAAAGATTAGACAGCAAATCTGGAACTTCCCTAATTTCAACACTTCAGGATGCATCAGTAACTGACACACCTGGTGAGCTCTGCTCTTGTGACTGTAAGACACTGAGCGGGCTGAATTAATTTGTCTTAGTGGCAGAGTTAATATTGACTCAATGGGAGCAAAGACCCCAGGAATCTGTGCCCACGAGTGAATCCCACTGGTTTGGATGTGTTTAGAGGCTCCTCTGCCTCTAGGGGTTCTAAGAAAAATGCACCCCATAGACACACAGCCCCACCACACTGCTGTCCCTGGATTTGGTTACACAAAAGGGCTTGTTGAATTTCTCCCGTTTGTACCAGCTTCTAGCTCTGGACGTCTTGTTGGATCATTATTCCTGGTTGATCCAGCAGGACTTGCATCTACATGAAGAAAAAGCAATTAATCATGGCACAGACATCTGACAATGTAGCAAGCTTCAGGAGTTGCAAAGATATCTCAAGAGGcatgaacagcaatgaacataagACTCTTTATGCAAAGCACTGAGAAATACAAGAAtataaccttcctttttaatcagAATGGTAATCCTAGTTATTTGTTAGGTTTAGATTAGGAGGCCATCTGTGCAAACTATAGGGATTCTTGCATTTGGCAGTCAAAGCATTccagatgacatttcaatttcaCTAAACAAGTTGATTGACAGCTATACTAGTCTCTAATTAGAAGAATAATTCTTTCATTCTTCACAATAGGTTATTCTACATGAAGATGAAGGCCTTGGTTTCTCcagatttgaaaatgaaacaaagcagcaTAGCCAGTGCTTATGTACTAGACACTTGGATTTTTTCAAAGAGGTGTTCTGCATTGTAAACAGAAATATATGTAcctgtggcagcacacagacaCCCTGTCTCACTGGCCTGAACTTTTAGAGAGATCTAAA
It encodes:
- the LOC113839047 gene encoding ephrin-B2-like isoform X3, with amino-acid sequence MKIIMKVGQDASPAGSTRNNDPTRRPELEAGISTEGNSAGHSRNNPGSKVALFAGIISGCIVFIVIIITLVVLLLKYRRRHRKPSPQHSTTPKRGGNHSGWEPSDVLINLRTVDNVFRPHYEKVSGDYGDPVYIMQEMPPQNPANIYYKV
- the LOC113839047 gene encoding ephrin-B2-like isoform X2 — its product is MGGTCATSNGSLEGLHNQEGGVCKTRAMKIIMKVGQGISTEGNSAGHSRNNPGSKVALFAGIISGCIVFIVIIITLVVLLLKYRRRHRKPSPQHSTTPKRGGNHSGWEPSDVLINLRTVDNVFRPHYEKVSGDYGDPVYIMQEMPPQNPANIYYKV
- the LOC113839047 gene encoding ephrin-B2-like isoform X1 — its product is MGGTCATSNGSLEGLHNQEGGVCKTRAMKIIMKVGQDASPAGSTRNNDPTRRPELEAGISTEGNSAGHSRNNPGSKVALFAGIISGCIVFIVIIITLVVLLLKYRRRHRKPSPQHSTTPKRGGNHSGWEPSDVLINLRTVDNVFRPHYEKVSGDYGDPVYIMQEMPPQNPANIYYKV